From one Chanodichthys erythropterus isolate Z2021 chromosome 3, ASM2448905v1, whole genome shotgun sequence genomic stretch:
- the LOC137017054 gene encoding zinc finger protein 595-like, with product MHSGHREELKSVKTEFIEDDSENRTDPEPCRVKQEDTEEPRDLIKENEESEELNEVEEKHHVKTEEKSSSFSQTERKFVPRRRAKKNFICPQCGKRFPNKPNLRRHMRVHSGERPYTCDQCGSTFTAAHVLKQHQRIHTGEKPYKCSFCDKRFSRSSHLKRHERIHCRKKPHTCEQCRNNFAQANGLKLYTCPHSEERPFKCDQCSKTFYRAEHLKIHMKVHSKEKPHMCSLCGKSFSQPEYFKMHQKRHSVVKDYMCFDCGKTFITSSILKQHQRIHTGEKPYKCSHCDKRFTLSGHLKSHKRVHSGEKPHTCDQCGKSFQGKGTLKTHMKIHSGEKPHTCDQCGKSFTYAYTLKLHLRSHSGERPFNCDQCGKSFVSSSTLKIHLSVHTKEKPHVCSLCGKSFAHMSGLKVHQKIHSGVKDQMCFDCGKTFTTSSGLKRHQRIHTGEKPYKCSYCEKSFNRSGTLKRHEMVHTGEKPHKCSHCEKSFSLPEYLKKHERIHTGEETYKCPHCDKSFRRSGNLRRHERTHAGETSHT from the coding sequence aCCTGATTAAAGAAAACGAGGAGAGCGAAGAACTAAAtgaagtggaggagaaacatCATGTCAAAACTGAAGAAAAATCTTCAAGTTTCTCACAGACTGAAAGAAAATTTGTACCGAGAAGAAGAGCCAAGAAAAATTTCAtttgccctcagtgtggaaaaagaTTCCCAAACAAACCAAATCTTAGAcgtcacatgagagttcatagtGGCGAGAGGCCgtacacatgtgatcagtgtgggagcACTTTTACTGCAGCTCACGTATTGAAGCAGCAccagaggatccacactggagaaaaaccttacaagtgttcattctgtgacaagagattcagtcggtCATCACATTTGAAAAGACATGAGAGGATACACTGCAGAAAGAAGCCGCACACGTGTGAACAGTGCAGGAATAATTTTGCACAAGCAAACGGTCTTAAACTATATACGTGCCCTCACTCTGAAGAAAGACCATTTAAGTGTGATCAGTGCagtaaaacattttatagaGCAGAACACCTGAAGATCCACATGAAAGTCCATTCAAAGGAGAAGCCTCACATGTGCTctctgtgtggaaagagtttttcacagccggaatattttaaaatgcaccaGAAAAGACACAGCGTTGTGAAGGATTATATGTGTTTTGATTGTGGGAAGACCTTTATTACATCTTCTATATTGAAACAGCACCAGAGgatccacaccggagagaaaccttataagtgttcacactgtgacaagagattcactTTGTCCGGACATCTGAAATCACATAAGAGGGTCCACAGTGGAGAGAAGCCGCACAcgtgtgatcaatgtgggaaaAGTTTTCAAGGAAAAGGAACGCTTAAGACACACATGAAAATCCACTctggagagaagccgcacacatgtgatcaatgtgggaagagcttcACATATGCATACACTCTTAAATTGCATCTGCGTTCTCACTCTGGAGAGAGACCGTTTAACTGTGATCAGTGCGGTAAATCATTCGTTTCATCATCAACCCTGAAGATCCACCTGAGTGTCCATACGAAGGAAAAGCCTCACGTGTGCTctttgtgtggaaagagttttgctCATATGAGTGGTTTAAAAGTACACCAGAAAATTCACAGCGGAGTGAAGGATCAGATGTGCTTTGATTGTGGGAAGACCTTTACTACATCTTCCGGATTGAAACggcaccagagaattcacactggagagaaaccttacaagtgttcatacTGCGAGAAGAGCTTCAATCGGTCAGGAACTCTGAAAAGACATGAGATggtccacactggagaaaaacctcacaagtgttcacactgtgaaaAGAGCTTCAGTCTGCCAGAATATCTGAAAAAACATGAgcggatccacactggagaagaAACTTACAAGTGtccacactgtgacaagagctTCAGGCGATCAGGAAACCTAAGAAGACACGAGAGGACTCACGCTGGAGAAACGTCACACacgtga